The genomic stretch AACATAACATTGGTGTTACGCCCTACCAAATACTCGAGGGCGGACTGCTGACCGGAAAATACAAGCGTGGACAGGCGATTCCGGAAGGTTCGCGCATGCAGGAAAACCCAAATTGGATTTCTAATCCTGATGAGACAATCTACGATCAACTGGAGGCCACCGAGGCACTGGCAATGGAAGCCGGGGTACCTTTCTCGCAATATACCGTAGCCTGGACCTTGGCGCAGCAGGCCCTGGCATCCGTGGTGCTGGGAGTGAAGAGCTTAAAACAGGTGGAGGACGCCGTTGCTGGGGCCCAAGTTTGTCTGCCCAGGGACATTCTGGACAAGCAGGATAAAATAACCCCTGCTCCCCACAGACACAGCGCTCCCTTTTCAAGACCTGCCAAATAGTGCCATTGGCTAGTTCCTGTTTTTGGAATCGAATCCCAACAGAATTCTTATTGCACGTTAAGGTCCTTCCAGGTAAATGATTGAAGGGTAAACAACTTGTTCGGTGTTAACGAAATATAGAAATCGATAAAATTTATGACCGATAAAGATGAATTGAATGGATTGCTGGACCAATGGAAAGGTGTTCCAGCCATGGATCCGCAAATTAAGCACAAAGTTTGGACACGCATTGCCGCAGCCGATTCCAATGAAACCAGCAACATACCTGATTGGTTAAATGGCTTGGCCAGTGCCCTTTCACAACCATTGGGAGTTTCCGTTTTCTTCGCGGCTTGTATAGGAATCGGATTACTGACAGCAGAAATCAGGGTTTCTAAAGCAAAAAGTGTCCAATTAGAAGAACTGGCCCAGAACTACGTCCATCTTGTAGTTTCTCAGGCTAAACTGACTGAAGGAGAAGCGATCAAATGAAAAAGGCACTTGTTACCGTCATTATTGGTTTAACTGCTGGTTTGTTGACTCAATCCATTTACTTTAACTCTTTCAAACCCTGCGACGACAATTCGTTAGAATGCCAGCTTAGCTGGATCCAGGAATACCTTTCACTTTCAGACCAACAATTCGAAGTTGTGGTCGCCATGCATCGAGACCACCAACCCAAAATCAATCGTCTCGAAAATGAAATTCAAAATCTTGAAAACAGACTGGCTGCACTGGAGGAAGAACGAATTGAAAAGAACCAAATCGATTTTATCGCATTTTATAGTTACCTGCAGAGAAAAGTAGACCTCGACAAAACGCGTGATTCTTCTACCGAAAATTTTCTTACTCAAGTCAGGGAAGTATTAAACCCAGAACAGAAAGTCCGTTTTGCTAATCTGTTAAACGAATTTAAGACGAGTTTGAGGGAAGAAACCTAATCGCGCCAAGCTCCCCTATCAAATGCCGTATGATACTCAGACCGACCTGCAACTCTTGGAGGAACTTAAAAACGGTCGAGACGCCGCTCTCAATGAAATTATCGAGCGATGGGAAAAGCCATTAACACGTTTTGCATGGCGTTACGTACAGAATGAGACAGACGCACGGGACCTGGTGCAGGAAGCGTTTGTAAAGGTGTACAAAAACAGAAATCGCTTTAGACCCAATACACGCCTTTCAGCGTGGATGTTTACCACCCTGGCAAATCAATGTCGTAACTTTGGTCGATGGAAAAAGCGTCACCCCACAGTTGCTTTGTTAAACATGTCTGACGAAGGGGACCAGGATACCAGATTCGGCGTCTACATTGATCCAGTTGAACCGTCCTCATCCCCAGATCAAACGGCAGAGACACAGGATATGGTTTATCTGTTACGTGAGTCCGTTTCCAGACTACCCCATGACCTCAAAACAACACTGCTTCTTTATCAATACGAAGGCCTTTCCTATAAGGAAATATCAGACATTCTCGGATGCACTCCCAAAGGAGTAGAAACACGGCTCTATCGCACCAGAAAGAAGTTGCGAAGAATATTGGAAACAAAGATGGGTGAAAGAGAAAGGACTACGCCCTTCAAAGATCGAGCTGTGAGTTAAGCAGATTCGCAAATT from Verrucomicrobiota bacterium encodes the following:
- a CDS encoding RNA polymerase sigma factor, which translates into the protein MPYDTQTDLQLLEELKNGRDAALNEIIERWEKPLTRFAWRYVQNETDARDLVQEAFVKVYKNRNRFRPNTRLSAWMFTTLANQCRNFGRWKKRHPTVALLNMSDEGDQDTRFGVYIDPVEPSSSPDQTAETQDMVYLLRESVSRLPHDLKTTLLLYQYEGLSYKEISDILGCTPKGVETRLYRTRKKLRRILETKMGERERTTPFKDRAVS